Proteins encoded by one window of Cyclobacteriaceae bacterium:
- a CDS encoding DUF262 domain-containing protein produces the protein MANQDITVRQLVDKVLSKELALPEMQRRYVWNAVKVRDLVDSLYREYPSGTILVWDAEPTLEERSLQVSGVQDIEQSGRYLLLDGQQRLTSLTALLSGKAVKVRNKKKEIEILFNLNHPEGISEEEITSIENEEAAAADEEENENGDLEDEDDESGDSDIMEELRKRTFVVASRSLKNDPNWISVAEVFKKSDSQLLKPLGINSENPLWDKYSERIRKLKKIEDYQYRMIILDKKLSYEEVTEIFVRVNSLGVKLRGSDLALAQITSKWKGFMQELDKFAKEFEHNEEYLLNSGILVKSLVAFATNQSKFKTVNRVKVDDFKEAWKKAQSGLRFAINLLRNNARIEDLRLLGSPFLLIPIAYYAIQKKERLSKDDEKKIMLWFYVAHMKGRYGLGSSEGLLDSDISVLNRTQSLDELLALLKLQVKNLFTSVDEIKGKNRRSPYFSMLFIIGKQQGIKDWSTGVIIGEKMVGRIHALQFHHIFPKSLLKKQSVSPKEINEIANLAFIGGRTNRNISNKEPEKYLVEVIKDRGEEALSQHLIPTDRNLWRLSSYQDFLSYRRERLVESINSFLNQFN, from the coding sequence ATGGCAAACCAAGACATAACCGTAAGGCAATTAGTTGATAAAGTACTATCTAAAGAATTAGCATTACCTGAAATGCAACGAAGGTATGTGTGGAATGCTGTTAAAGTTAGGGATTTGGTAGACTCACTTTATCGAGAATATCCATCTGGAACCATTTTGGTTTGGGATGCAGAACCAACCTTAGAAGAAAGAAGCCTTCAGGTTTCGGGCGTACAAGACATTGAGCAATCTGGCCGGTACCTTTTATTAGATGGTCAGCAACGGTTAACAAGCCTTACTGCTCTCCTATCGGGCAAAGCTGTGAAGGTTCGCAACAAAAAAAAGGAGATTGAAATTCTGTTTAACCTAAACCACCCTGAGGGTATATCAGAAGAAGAAATTACCTCAATTGAAAACGAAGAAGCCGCTGCAGCTGACGAGGAAGAAAATGAAAATGGTGACTTGGAGGATGAAGATGATGAATCAGGAGATAGCGACATCATGGAAGAATTACGCAAGCGTACTTTTGTTGTTGCTTCACGCTCCTTAAAAAATGATCCCAATTGGATTTCAGTTGCTGAAGTTTTCAAAAAGTCAGATTCACAGTTGCTAAAACCATTAGGAATAAACTCAGAGAATCCATTGTGGGACAAATATTCTGAGCGAATAAGAAAGCTTAAAAAGATTGAGGACTATCAATACAGAATGATAATTCTTGACAAAAAGCTATCGTATGAAGAAGTTACCGAAATATTTGTTCGTGTAAATTCACTTGGCGTAAAGCTTCGCGGTTCGGATTTGGCTTTAGCACAAATCACCTCCAAATGGAAAGGCTTTATGCAAGAGTTGGATAAGTTCGCGAAAGAATTTGAGCACAATGAGGAGTATCTCTTAAATTCAGGTATTCTGGTAAAATCTTTAGTAGCCTTTGCTACCAATCAAAGTAAATTTAAAACCGTTAACCGCGTAAAGGTTGATGACTTTAAAGAAGCCTGGAAGAAAGCGCAGTCAGGTCTGCGGTTTGCTATTAATCTTTTAAGAAACAACGCTCGCATCGAAGATTTGCGCTTGCTTGGCTCTCCATTCTTACTCATTCCTATTGCTTATTACGCTATTCAAAAAAAGGAAAGGCTATCCAAAGATGACGAGAAGAAAATAATGCTGTGGTTTTATGTAGCCCATATGAAAGGCCGTTATGGTCTCGGTTCCAGTGAAGGTTTATTGGATAGCGATATTTCCGTTTTGAATCGAACACAAAGCCTTGATGAGTTACTTGCGTTACTTAAACTTCAGGTTAAAAACCTCTTTACCTCTGTTGATGAGATTAAGGGTAAAAACCGGAGGAGTCCATACTTCAGTATGCTCTTTATTATTGGTAAACAGCAAGGAATTAAAGATTGGTCAACAGGCGTTATCATTGGAGAGAAAATGGTTGGAAGAATTCATGCCTTGCAGTTTCATCATATTTTCCCGAAGTCATTATTGAAAAAGCAAAGTGTAAGCCCTAAAGAAATTAATGAAATCGCCAATCTCGCTTTCATTGGGGGTAGAACAAACAGAAACATCAGTAACAAGGAACCTGAAAAGTATTTGGTTGAAGTAATTAAAGACCGTGGAGAAGAAGCACTGAGCCAGCACCTAATTCCAACAGACCGTAATCTTTGGAGGCTTAGTAGCTACCAAGATTTTTTGAGTTATCGCAGGGAGAGGCTCGTTGAAAGTATTAATTCATTTTTGAATCAATTCAATTAA
- a CDS encoding putative DNA binding domain-containing protein: protein MAKKLNIESTRIALQNFDFASLFREELGWSAPKSTTTIKETIKDISFTRKRIAELSGAVVYEITMADGSLPDSSQRKEVSKFIRDLNFENVCIFVDKDRSQSIWHWEKKQDKKMMPRDHFYMRGQPGDLFIAKLSALVFDLSDFDKDGNVPIAEVAGRMKAALDVEVVTKKFYKSYQDEFNGFLEFIEGISDENDRKWYASVILNRLMFIYFLQRKFFLDNSDADYLSTKLEYSKKQLGKNKYYDVFLKALFFEGFAKEEKSRTAEINKLIGKIKYLNGGLFLQHKIEKKYNGKIKIADKAFENLLELFKAYSWNLNDTPGGQDNELNPDVLGYIFEKYINQKAFGAYYTRTEITEYLCEQTVYKLILDAINGPDTSEHDEVIEKVKGSSALLSKPTPLSAKNKEVQKRKRYERIEDLLIDLNADTCRKLVVGETAVLPNLSLLDPACGSGAFLVAAMKTLINVYAAILGKIKFLGDKKLIAWLEEIEANHPSVNYYIKKQIITNNLYGVDIMEEASEIAKLRLFLALVASAQKVDDLEPLPNIDFNIMTGNSLIGLMRVDENEYNKHQQGDMFKKSYSQLVQEREAAIRAFKAFEGNREALQSKKEAIDRLETEANNTLNLILGQEFQNLGIKYVQETWDDKKKKSGKPLKRSITIKDIESLTPFHWGYEFSEIFRKKNGFDAIITNPPWETFQPNAKEFLMKFSDSISKKKMDIKDFLEEVKNLMDDDDTRQQWLAYSSEYNHLREYFRFSKQYENQVPIIDGRRHGKDVNLYKLFTEQCYNLLRKDGYCGIVIPSGIYTDLGSKQLRQMLFEQARVTGLFCFENRKEIFEGVHRSFKFVVLSFEKGGHTTSFPAAFMRHEVSELDSFPQSGSVSITLDFIKKQSPDSLSVMEVKDELDFVIADKALKFPSLNSNKDGSWQLELHREFNMTDDAPLFSKKPLKDSLPLFEGKMIWHFSHLLSEPRYWIKEAQGRAALLKRGVSDSGQKIGYQKYRLAYRSVASNTNERTMVCTVIPPSFTGNSLNVSENLDYVTQFYCVSILSSFVVDWFIRQNVTTNINMFYVYQLPVPRLDKSKPEFHSIVDISLKLICSTEEFADLWQESTGTKWSKSKVVTKEEDRAKLRAELDGYVAHIYGLTEEEFQYVLSTFPLVPEKTKQEALQAYKDLAPRFRKASPPFPGAPGTHQPSPKQIVRELIQKGEHKQLEYKSTLLWDVREQTKKYHIEHSVLKTIAAFLNSEGGTLLIGVTDDGQIHGLEDDFRLLGSKGDPRDNFNKAFDNLITNNFGNAIHRLIDLTLVEIDGKHVAKVVVKEKAPEEVFLANKDKNSVEEFYVRQNSRSIALTRKDLTKYIKEHWK from the coding sequence ATGGCTAAGAAACTCAACATAGAAAGCACCCGAATCGCCCTGCAAAACTTCGACTTTGCTTCACTCTTCCGCGAGGAATTGGGATGGAGCGCACCGAAGTCCACCACAACTATTAAGGAAACAATCAAAGATATTTCATTCACAAGAAAGCGAATAGCCGAACTCTCAGGTGCTGTGGTATATGAAATTACCATGGCGGATGGTTCGCTCCCTGACTCCTCTCAACGTAAGGAAGTTTCAAAATTTATTCGTGATCTCAACTTTGAGAACGTTTGCATTTTTGTGGATAAAGACCGAAGCCAAAGCATCTGGCATTGGGAGAAAAAGCAAGATAAGAAGATGATGCCGCGCGATCATTTCTACATGCGTGGGCAACCGGGCGATTTATTTATTGCCAAACTTTCTGCACTCGTATTTGACCTGAGTGATTTTGACAAGGACGGTAATGTGCCCATTGCCGAAGTAGCCGGACGAATGAAAGCTGCGCTGGATGTAGAAGTAGTTACCAAGAAATTCTACAAAAGCTACCAGGATGAGTTTAACGGCTTTCTGGAATTCATTGAGGGCATCAGCGATGAGAACGACCGCAAATGGTATGCTTCGGTTATCCTGAACCGATTAATGTTCATCTACTTCCTGCAACGCAAATTCTTTCTTGACAATAGTGATGCCGATTATCTTTCAACCAAACTCGAATACAGCAAGAAACAGTTAGGTAAGAACAAGTACTACGATGTATTCCTAAAGGCCTTGTTCTTCGAGGGTTTTGCTAAAGAAGAAAAAAGCCGCACTGCCGAAATCAACAAACTGATTGGCAAAATCAAATACCTGAACGGTGGTTTGTTTCTGCAACATAAAATTGAAAAGAAATACAACGGCAAGATTAAAATTGCCGACAAAGCCTTTGAAAACCTGCTGGAACTCTTTAAAGCCTACAGTTGGAATTTGAACGACACCCCGGGCGGACAAGACAATGAACTGAATCCCGATGTGCTGGGTTACATTTTTGAAAAGTACATTAACCAGAAAGCCTTTGGCGCCTACTACACGCGCACCGAAATTACCGAGTACCTATGCGAACAAACGGTTTATAAACTAATTCTTGATGCCATCAACGGCCCCGATACCAGCGAACACGATGAGGTAATTGAAAAAGTAAAAGGTTCGTCCGCATTGCTGAGTAAGCCCACTCCTTTATCTGCTAAAAACAAAGAAGTTCAAAAACGCAAACGCTACGAACGCATTGAAGACTTATTGATTGATCTTAACGCAGACACCTGCCGAAAACTGGTGGTGGGTGAAACGGCCGTGTTACCCAACCTCTCACTTCTCGACCCGGCCTGTGGCTCTGGCGCTTTCCTTGTGGCGGCTATGAAGACACTCATCAATGTGTATGCAGCCATTTTGGGGAAGATTAAATTTTTAGGCGACAAGAAACTGATAGCATGGCTGGAAGAAATTGAAGCCAACCACCCCAGTGTAAACTACTACATCAAAAAACAGATTATTACTAATAACCTGTACGGGGTGGACATCATGGAAGAAGCCTCTGAAATAGCGAAGCTTCGGTTATTCCTGGCCTTGGTAGCCAGTGCGCAAAAAGTGGATGACCTTGAGCCCCTGCCCAACATTGACTTTAACATCATGACCGGCAACAGCTTGATTGGACTAATGCGTGTGGATGAGAACGAGTATAACAAACACCAACAGGGTGACATGTTCAAAAAGAGCTATAGCCAATTGGTGCAAGAGCGCGAAGCTGCTATTCGTGCTTTCAAAGCCTTTGAAGGTAATCGCGAAGCACTGCAATCAAAGAAAGAAGCAATAGACCGGCTTGAGACAGAAGCTAACAATACTCTTAATCTCATACTGGGCCAGGAATTTCAAAACCTCGGCATTAAGTATGTACAAGAAACATGGGATGACAAAAAGAAGAAATCCGGCAAACCATTAAAGCGATCAATTACCATTAAAGATATTGAAAGTCTCACCCCATTTCATTGGGGCTACGAGTTTTCTGAAATCTTCCGAAAGAAAAACGGCTTTGATGCAATAATTACCAATCCACCTTGGGAAACATTCCAACCAAACGCAAAGGAATTTTTAATGAAATTCAGCGACTCCATTTCCAAGAAGAAAATGGATATTAAGGATTTCTTAGAGGAAGTGAAAAACCTAATGGATGACGATGACACTCGACAGCAATGGTTAGCTTATTCAAGTGAATACAATCATTTAAGGGAATATTTTCGATTTTCTAAGCAGTACGAGAATCAGGTCCCTATCATTGATGGCAGACGTCACGGAAAAGATGTTAATCTGTATAAGCTTTTTACCGAACAGTGTTATAACCTATTGCGAAAGGATGGTTACTGCGGTATTGTAATTCCAAGTGGAATTTATACTGACCTAGGCTCTAAACAATTGCGACAAATGCTTTTTGAACAAGCGCGCGTTACTGGCCTGTTTTGTTTTGAAAACCGTAAAGAAATCTTTGAAGGCGTGCATCGCAGCTTCAAGTTTGTGGTGCTAAGTTTTGAAAAAGGCGGACACACCACCTCCTTCCCTGCTGCCTTTATGCGGCATGAAGTGAGTGAGCTGGATAGCTTTCCCCAGAGTGGCTCAGTAAGCATTACGCTCGACTTTATTAAAAAGCAATCTCCCGATAGTTTATCTGTAATGGAAGTGAAAGATGAACTTGACTTTGTTATAGCAGATAAGGCGCTCAAATTTCCTTCACTCAATAGCAATAAAGATGGAAGTTGGCAATTAGAGCTTCATCGAGAGTTTAATATGACTGATGATGCTCCATTGTTTAGTAAGAAGCCTCTAAAAGATTCTTTACCACTTTTTGAAGGAAAGATGATTTGGCATTTCTCTCACTTACTTTCTGAACCAAGATACTGGATAAAGGAAGCTCAAGGAAGAGCGGCACTTTTAAAGCGTGGAGTGAGTGATAGTGGTCAAAAAATTGGATACCAGAAGTACAGGCTTGCGTATCGTTCAGTTGCTTCTAATACTAATGAAAGGACGATGGTTTGTACTGTCATCCCTCCTTCATTCACGGGTAATTCACTTAATGTATCTGAAAATTTAGATTATGTCACACAGTTCTATTGTGTGAGTATTTTAAGTTCGTTTGTTGTTGACTGGTTCATAAGGCAAAATGTAACAACAAACATAAATATGTTTTATGTGTATCAGCTTCCAGTGCCACGTTTAGATAAATCAAAACCAGAATTTCATTCAATCGTAGATATTTCTTTAAAACTGATTTGCAGCACTGAAGAGTTTGCTGATTTGTGGCAGGAATCTACAGGCACAAAATGGAGCAAGAGCAAAGTAGTCACTAAGGAAGAAGACCGCGCCAAGCTTCGTGCAGAGTTGGATGGTTATGTGGCCCATATTTATGGTCTAACGGAGGAAGAGTTTCAATATGTGCTCTCAACCTTTCCCCTGGTACCGGAGAAAACCAAGCAGGAAGCGTTGCAGGCGTACAAAGATTTAGCACCACGGTTTAGAAAAGCCTCCCCTCCTTTTCCGGGTGCTCCGGGTACACACCAGCCTTCACCAAAACAAATAGTAAGAGAACTCATTCAAAAAGGCGAGCACAAACAACTAGAGTATAAAAGCACACTCCTCTGGGATGTGCGCGAGCAAACCAAAAAATATCACATTGAGCACAGCGTACTCAAAACCATTGCGGCCTTCTTAAACTCGGAAGGTGGCACCCTGCTCATTGGCGTTACCGATGATGGACAAATCCATGGTCTGGAAGACGACTTTAGGCTGCTCGGCTCCAAAGGCGACCCACGCGATAATTTCAACAAAGCCTTTGATAACCTCATTACCAACAACTTCGGCAACGCCATCCACCGACTTATTGATTTAACATTGGTGGAGATTGACGGCAAGCACGTAGCCAAAGTAGTAGTAAAAGAAAAAGCCCCCGAAGAAGTCTTCCTCGCCAACAAAGACAAAAACAGCGTAGAAGAATTCTATGTGCGCCAAAACTCCCGCAGCATCGCACTAACGAGAAAAGATTTAACGAAGTATATTAAAGAGCATTGGAAGTAA
- a CDS encoding ORF6N domain-containing protein, which produces MGKHKKAEITLSEEAIYAQIFVIRKHKVMLDFHLADLYEVDTKVLNQAVKRNLDRFPDDFMFQLSADEWDSLRSQFVTSKSTRGGRRYAPFAFTEQGVSMLSSVLNSPRAIAVNIQIMRLFVKMRQMIIGYKDLLKKIEKLEKAQMENNEDIASIYNLIKELLEPAIKDRTPVGFKINPKNG; this is translated from the coding sequence ATGGGAAAACATAAAAAAGCTGAAATAACGTTATCTGAAGAAGCAATCTACGCCCAGATTTTTGTCATTAGAAAGCATAAGGTCATGCTGGATTTTCATCTGGCAGATCTATATGAGGTCGATACAAAAGTTTTGAATCAGGCTGTTAAGCGAAATCTTGACCGGTTTCCTGATGATTTCATGTTTCAACTTAGCGCGGATGAGTGGGATAGTTTGAGGTCACAATTTGTGACCTCAAAAAGTACAAGAGGTGGCAGACGTTATGCCCCGTTCGCCTTTACTGAACAAGGTGTCTCCATGCTTTCCAGCGTATTGAACAGCCCCCGCGCCATTGCCGTAAACATTCAAATCATGCGGCTTTTCGTGAAGATGCGCCAGATGATCATTGGCTATAAGGACCTGCTAAAGAAAATCGAAAAGCTGGAAAAGGCACAAATGGAAAACAATGAAGACATTGCGTCTATTTACAACCTCATAAAAGAACTATTAGAACCAGCCATCAAAGATCGCACACCGGTTGGCTTTAAAATCAATCCGAAAAATGGCTAA
- a CDS encoding helicase-related protein produces the protein MPVIFDNIENHLIQGLKDSLEVSRRADFCVGYFNLRGWKQVARYIEGWEGNDDNRCRLLVGMQKPDDELIQEYFSRIEQQPIDNQQAILIRKKLAEKFREQLTIGIPTEDDERGLRQLSNQIKKGKVVVKLFLRHPLHAKLYLCFRDDKINPIIGYVGSSNLTLSGLSLQGELNVDVLDKDASNKLSKWFNDRWDDKFCIDISEELAHIIDNSWAADKLLEPFHIYLKIAYHLSREARSGLSEFKLSRVFEKQLLEFQQKAVLVAAHHLNKRGGVIIGDVVGLGKTITATALAKVFEDDFFLETLIICPKNLVHMWEDYVHKYQLRARVISVTQAQTVLPKMRRYRLVIIDESHNLRNREGKRYKAIQEYIHLNDSKVILLSATPFNKSYIDLSNQLRLFLPEEADLGIAPEQFIESIGGKVQFVGKYQTPIRSISAFEKSHFPDDWRELMRLYLVRRTRSFIKQYYTETDSATGRKFLTFADGTRSFFPERIPKKVEYHFDQNDPHDQYAKLYSDSIVEIINHLNLPRYGLGLDIYMEQQPVPAATKDELVIQANLGRAGARLKGFARTNLFKRLESSGHSFLLSISRHILRNFLFIYAIENKLPFPIGKQDVAMLDDYLEDQDQEALEDNGDKINLILDEDDYFNQAERVYDILNRKYHKRFDWIGSHLFSQKLKAALLSDSRELLKILHLGKDWNPKEDRQLNTLQNLIQKKHGKEKVLVFTQFADTAIYLKENLQKRGVADIECVTGDADDPTSFAYRFSPVSNEKRASTSADKEIRVLISTDVLSEGQNLQDAHVIVNYDLPWAIIRLIQRAGRVDRIGQKSEKIYCYSFLPEDGIEKIIRLRSRLKTRLEQSDEVLSSPDEIFFDNQKIRSQLEALYSEQSGILDEEDDGEVDLASYAYQIWKNATDHDPSLQKTIPDMPNVVYATKQNSDEPQKEGVIVYSRTADDNDILAWVNKEGEIITQSQLTILKAAQCQPDTKALYKLDNHHALLGKALDYIKDIENNVGGQLGRQTSVRYRIYMHLKRYYEEFKNTLFVTEELSRAIDDIYRFPLKEAAKEIIGRQLKAGADDSTLANLVVSLREEDRLCIHSNEPDVKREPQIICSMGLKNT, from the coding sequence ATGCCAGTTATATTCGACAACATTGAGAACCATCTTATTCAAGGGCTAAAGGATTCACTGGAAGTTTCAAGACGTGCCGATTTCTGTGTTGGGTATTTTAATCTTCGTGGATGGAAACAGGTTGCCAGGTACATTGAAGGCTGGGAAGGTAATGATGATAACCGCTGTCGGCTTTTGGTAGGAATGCAAAAGCCGGATGACGAATTAATCCAGGAGTATTTCTCAAGGATAGAGCAACAGCCCATCGATAATCAGCAAGCGATTCTCATCCGGAAAAAACTCGCTGAAAAGTTTAGAGAGCAGCTTACCATTGGTATCCCCACAGAAGATGATGAACGAGGCTTAAGGCAACTATCCAATCAGATCAAGAAAGGTAAAGTTGTGGTTAAACTCTTTCTCCGTCATCCCCTGCACGCCAAATTGTACCTCTGTTTCCGGGATGACAAGATCAATCCAATCATTGGCTATGTAGGAAGCAGCAACTTAACGCTTTCCGGTCTCTCCTTACAAGGTGAATTGAATGTTGATGTGTTAGACAAAGATGCAAGCAACAAACTATCGAAATGGTTCAATGACAGATGGGATGATAAGTTTTGCATTGATATTTCTGAGGAACTCGCGCACATTATTGATAACAGTTGGGCTGCCGACAAACTTTTAGAACCCTTTCACATCTACTTAAAAATAGCTTACCACTTAAGTCGTGAAGCACGATCTGGTCTTTCTGAGTTTAAACTTTCACGCGTTTTTGAAAAGCAACTATTGGAGTTTCAGCAAAAAGCTGTTTTAGTGGCTGCGCATCACTTGAACAAACGTGGTGGCGTTATCATTGGTGATGTGGTGGGATTAGGTAAAACAATTACTGCCACAGCCCTTGCTAAGGTTTTTGAGGATGATTTCTTTCTAGAGACACTCATCATCTGTCCAAAAAATCTTGTGCACATGTGGGAGGATTATGTGCATAAGTATCAGCTAAGAGCAAGAGTTATCTCGGTTACACAAGCACAAACAGTTCTGCCTAAAATGAGGCGATATCGCCTTGTCATCATTGATGAAAGTCATAACCTTCGAAATCGTGAGGGCAAGCGGTATAAAGCTATTCAGGAATATATTCATTTGAATGATAGCAAAGTGATTTTGCTTTCGGCAACACCGTTTAATAAAAGCTACATTGATTTATCAAACCAGCTTCGTCTATTTCTTCCCGAAGAAGCTGATTTGGGTATTGCCCCAGAACAATTCATAGAAAGCATAGGCGGCAAAGTTCAATTCGTAGGCAAATATCAAACGCCTATTCGTAGCATCTCAGCTTTTGAAAAGAGTCATTTCCCAGATGATTGGCGTGAATTGATGCGCTTATACCTCGTGCGTAGAACAAGAAGTTTCATTAAACAATACTATACTGAAACTGATTCAGCGACAGGCAGGAAGTTTCTGACTTTTGCTGACGGCACTCGCTCCTTCTTCCCTGAACGGATTCCCAAAAAGGTTGAGTATCACTTTGACCAGAATGATCCACATGATCAATACGCCAAGTTATATAGCGATTCAATCGTTGAAATCATCAATCATTTGAATCTTCCTCGGTATGGTCTGGGATTGGATATTTACATGGAGCAGCAGCCTGTACCAGCGGCTACCAAAGACGAACTCGTAATTCAGGCGAATCTTGGTCGTGCAGGCGCGCGACTTAAAGGATTTGCCCGTACTAATCTTTTTAAGCGATTGGAAAGCAGTGGTCACTCCTTCCTGCTCTCCATCAGCAGGCATATCCTGAGGAACTTCCTTTTCATTTATGCCATTGAAAACAAACTCCCCTTCCCTATTGGTAAACAGGACGTGGCCATGCTGGATGACTATCTGGAGGATCAAGATCAGGAAGCTTTAGAGGATAATGGTGATAAAATTAATCTGATTCTGGATGAAGATGATTACTTCAATCAGGCTGAGCGCGTTTATGATATTCTAAATAGGAAATATCACAAACGTTTTGATTGGATTGGCAGTCATTTGTTTTCACAGAAACTAAAAGCTGCATTGTTATCCGATAGTCGCGAACTTTTGAAAATACTCCACTTGGGCAAAGACTGGAATCCTAAGGAAGATCGGCAGCTCAATACATTGCAAAATCTAATTCAGAAAAAACACGGTAAAGAAAAGGTCTTGGTATTCACTCAATTTGCCGACACGGCCATTTATCTAAAAGAGAATCTTCAAAAGAGAGGTGTAGCAGACATCGAATGTGTTACCGGTGATGCTGACGATCCCACTTCATTTGCTTATCGTTTTAGCCCGGTAAGCAATGAAAAGCGTGCTTCAACTTCTGCAGATAAAGAAATTCGTGTGTTGATAAGTACGGATGTACTCAGTGAAGGTCAAAACCTTCAGGATGCCCACGTAATCGTAAATTATGATTTGCCTTGGGCTATCATCCGATTGATTCAGCGGGCAGGACGTGTGGATCGTATTGGACAAAAATCAGAGAAAATCTATTGCTATTCGTTTTTACCCGAAGATGGAATTGAAAAGATTATCCGGCTACGTTCACGACTTAAAACCAGATTAGAGCAAAGCGATGAAGTATTGAGTTCTCCGGATGAAATCTTTTTTGATAACCAAAAGATCAGAAGTCAGCTTGAAGCGCTTTATAGCGAACAATCCGGCATTCTGGATGAAGAAGATGATGGTGAAGTCGATCTGGCCTCGTATGCTTACCAGATCTGGAAAAATGCAACAGACCACGACCCTAGCCTTCAGAAGACCATACCCGATATGCCCAATGTGGTCTATGCCACTAAGCAGAATAGCGATGAACCACAAAAAGAAGGTGTGATTGTGTATTCACGAACAGCAGATGATAACGATATTCTTGCCTGGGTTAATAAAGAAGGAGAGATCATTACGCAATCTCAACTCACCATTTTAAAGGCCGCACAATGTCAGCCTGATACAAAAGCGCTTTATAAATTGGATAATCATCATGCCTTGCTGGGAAAAGCACTCGACTACATTAAAGACATTGAAAATAATGTTGGCGGACAGCTGGGCAGACAAACCAGTGTGCGATACCGTATTTACATGCACTTAAAGCGATACTATGAGGAGTTTAAGAATACACTATTTGTAACGGAAGAACTAAGCCGTGCTATTGATGACATTTATCGCTTTCCATTAAAAGAAGCGGCCAAAGAAATTATTGGCCGTCAATTAAAGGCAGGTGCTGATGATAGTACACTCGCAAACCTGGTGGTATCCCTTCGTGAAGAAGACCGGTTGTGCATACATTCCAATGAACCTGATGTGAAGCGCGAACCACAAATTATTTGCTCCATGGGATTAAAAAATACATAG
- a CDS encoding HAMP domain-containing sensor histidine kinase: MSHQISIEISDNGIGMDGAIKANAFQMFFRGHEKSQGIGLGLFKVKMIVEKLKGKLDLISDEGTGTTVKMIIPFSN, from the coding sequence ATGTCCCATCAAATTTCCATTGAAATCAGTGATAATGGCATTGGCATGGACGGGGCAATTAAGGCGAATGCTTTTCAGATGTTCTTCAGAGGCCATGAGAAATCTCAAGGTATTGGATTAGGGTTATTTAAAGTCAAGATGATTGTTGAGAAGTTAAAGGGAAAATTGGATTTAATATCAGATGAAGGAACAGGTACAACCGTGAAGATGATTATTCCGTTTTCAAACTAA